From Mucilaginibacter rubeus, a single genomic window includes:
- the tal gene encoding transaldolase encodes MADNKVKQIHQHKQSIWLDFIDRKIMNTGKLKQMIDEDGLRGVTSNPAIFEKAISSSSDYNADIKAKADSSLSDEELFFELAIADIQQAADLFDPVYNDDVVGADGYVSLEVSPALALDTEGTIRQAKNLWQRVDRKNVMIKIPGTLPGLPAIKAAIAAGINVNVTLIFGLERYEAVVEAYLSGLEDRLAKGEPLSQIASVASFFLSRIDVLVDPILVDRGLKDLKGEVAIASAKKAYAIYQRVFHSERWQKLADKGAKPQRLLWASTSSKDPSARDTKYVEALIGPDTVNTAPLETIDAFRDHGVVTDTLESGLHSADNTLIQLHHAGIDLQQITAHLEQEAIEKFNQPFKTMLAAIAEKRNS; translated from the coding sequence ATGGCAGACAATAAAGTTAAACAGATCCACCAACACAAGCAAAGCATATGGCTCGATTTTATCGATCGGAAAATCATGAATACCGGTAAGCTCAAACAAATGATCGATGAGGATGGCCTGCGTGGCGTAACCTCTAACCCGGCAATTTTTGAAAAGGCCATATCCTCGAGTTCGGACTATAACGCCGACATCAAGGCGAAAGCCGATAGTTCGCTAAGCGACGAAGAATTGTTTTTCGAACTGGCTATCGCCGATATTCAGCAGGCGGCTGACCTTTTTGATCCCGTTTATAATGACGATGTGGTGGGCGCTGATGGCTATGTCAGCTTGGAAGTCTCGCCAGCGCTGGCCTTAGATACCGAAGGAACTATCCGCCAGGCCAAGAACTTGTGGCAACGGGTCGACCGAAAAAATGTCATGATCAAGATCCCCGGCACCCTGCCCGGCCTGCCCGCTATCAAAGCGGCGATCGCTGCCGGAATAAACGTCAATGTTACGCTGATCTTCGGCCTGGAGCGTTATGAAGCCGTGGTCGAGGCTTATCTTTCCGGTTTGGAAGACCGGCTCGCCAAGGGAGAGCCCCTTAGCCAGATCGCCTCGGTCGCCAGTTTTTTCCTCAGCCGCATTGATGTGCTCGTCGATCCCATACTGGTAGATAGAGGGTTGAAGGACCTGAAGGGCGAGGTCGCAATCGCTTCGGCTAAAAAAGCTTATGCTATCTATCAAAGGGTTTTTCATTCAGAGCGCTGGCAGAAACTGGCCGATAAAGGTGCTAAACCGCAACGTTTGCTGTGGGCCAGCACCAGCAGCAAAGACCCTTCTGCCCGGGACACCAAGTATGTTGAAGCACTTATCGGGCCCGATACAGTCAATACCGCACCACTGGAAACTATTGACGCCTTCCGCGATCATGGAGTAGTGACTGATACCCTGGAATCGGGACTCCATTCGGCAGACAATACGCTGATTCAGCTACATCATGCGGGCATCGACCTACAGCAAATCACTGCTCATTTGGAACAGGAGGCCATTGAAAAGTTCAACCAGCCTTTCAAAACAATGTTGGCTGCCATCGCTGAGAAACGAAACAGCTGA
- a CDS encoding low affinity iron permease family protein has product MTKKKNLFERFANWATNATGSSTAFIVAALTIVIWAATGPLAHYSETWQLIINTGTTIITFLMVFLIQKSQNKDSKAIHLKLNELIASHEGSSNRMVNLEDLSEEELDQLRKFYMKLSRLAFDEDDITCTHSIDAAEENHQIKMGHYQSRKSYVTGSSGKPNKKDVLIKPAAKKSSAKSVSKTK; this is encoded by the coding sequence ATGACTAAAAAGAAAAACCTATTTGAACGTTTTGCAAATTGGGCAACCAATGCGACTGGCAGTTCAACTGCTTTTATTGTTGCCGCTTTAACGATTGTCATTTGGGCGGCGACCGGCCCTTTAGCCCACTACTCAGAAACCTGGCAGCTGATCATCAATACCGGGACGACAATCATTACTTTCCTGATGGTTTTTCTGATTCAGAAATCGCAAAATAAAGACTCCAAGGCAATACACTTAAAGCTGAATGAGCTGATCGCTTCGCATGAAGGCAGTAGCAACAGGATGGTCAACTTGGAAGATTTGAGTGAAGAGGAATTAGATCAGTTACGCAAGTTTTATATGAAACTTTCCCGGCTGGCTTTTGATGAAGATGATATCACCTGCACGCACTCTATCGATGCGGCGGAGGAGAATCACCAGATTAAAATGGGGCATTATCAAAGCCGCAAAAGTTATGTTACGGGCAGCTCGGGGAAACCGAATAAGAAGGATGTGTTAATCAAACCAGCTGCAAAAAAATCCTCGGCAAAATCGGTAAGTAAAACAAAATAA
- a CDS encoding single-stranded DNA-binding protein produces the protein MEITGRLVADATVRKTNTDKKVTGFRLAINRRYTSNGEQKEETTYVDCSFWRTDKLAPYLTKGLLVQLYGHMSARPWVSRDGEPMASLNFHTNEITLLGASQHSDTQSTLQRQR, from the coding sequence ATGGAGATCACAGGAAGATTGGTAGCGGATGCTACCGTAAGAAAGACAAACACCGACAAAAAAGTGACCGGGTTCAGGTTGGCGATCAACCGCAGGTACACTTCAAACGGGGAACAAAAGGAGGAAACTACCTACGTGGATTGCTCATTCTGGCGAACCGACAAATTAGCGCCATACCTGACCAAAGGTTTATTGGTACAGCTGTACGGCCACATGAGTGCAAGACCGTGGGTAAGCAGGGACGGAGAACCAATGGCGAGCCTCAACTTTCACACGAACGAGATCACCCTTTTAGGCGCATCACAGCACAGCGACACCCAGAGCACTTTGCAAAGACAACGCTAA
- a CDS encoding DUF932 domain-containing protein — MAHNLFYNEQTGKTSFFSVKQKAWHGLGQIVADYPTSAEAIRFAGLDYTVEKRPLFTNVLENDLTNGEDLGKIAVPNFYATVRNDNNSVLGVVGKDYEVVQNADAFQFFDAIVGGGSGIQYETAGALGKGERVFITAKLPDYIKVGRADLIEQYLFLTTSHDGFGSISAAFTPIRIVCNNTLNAALRNQTGAIKIRHTASANDRLKQAHTLMGISNTMATELEELFNHWTKVRITDKQVKKLIQLAMAPNKEVISNLELGLLDKLSSTYTNIVDNAFAYAMGNETQQMETTAGTLFGAYNAITGYYQNVRNFRDGDAKFKSIIEGTAKQRAQVAFNLCGDFARRGVDALKLS; from the coding sequence ATGGCACACAACCTTTTTTATAACGAGCAGACCGGAAAAACAAGTTTCTTTAGCGTGAAACAAAAAGCATGGCATGGCCTCGGGCAGATCGTCGCAGATTACCCGACAAGCGCCGAGGCGATTCGTTTTGCAGGATTGGACTATACCGTTGAAAAGCGCCCTTTGTTCACCAATGTGTTAGAAAACGACCTGACCAACGGCGAGGATTTGGGCAAAATTGCAGTTCCTAATTTTTATGCTACGGTACGCAACGATAACAACAGCGTGCTGGGTGTGGTCGGCAAGGATTACGAAGTGGTGCAAAATGCGGATGCCTTTCAGTTCTTTGATGCCATCGTCGGCGGTGGCAGCGGTATACAATACGAAACCGCAGGCGCTTTGGGCAAGGGTGAACGGGTGTTCATTACCGCCAAACTGCCGGACTACATCAAGGTGGGCAGGGCGGATCTCATCGAACAATACTTATTCCTGACTACCTCGCATGATGGTTTTGGTAGTATCTCCGCAGCATTTACGCCCATCCGTATCGTTTGTAACAATACGCTGAATGCTGCGCTCCGCAATCAGACCGGGGCTATCAAGATCAGGCACACCGCTTCGGCCAATGACCGCCTGAAACAGGCGCATACACTCATGGGAATTTCCAATACGATGGCCACCGAACTGGAGGAATTGTTCAATCACTGGACTAAGGTGCGCATTACCGACAAGCAGGTAAAAAAATTGATTCAGTTGGCCATGGCCCCGAACAAGGAGGTCATCAGCAATTTGGAACTGGGCCTGCTTGACAAGCTGTCAAGCACCTATACCAATATCGTCGATAATGCTTTCGCCTATGCGATGGGGAACGAAACGCAGCAGATGGAAACCACTGCCGGGACATTGTTCGGCGCTTACAACGCCATCACCGGCTATTATCAGAACGTCCGCAATTTCAGGGACGGCGATGCCAAATTCAAGTCGATCATCGAGGGGACAGCCAAACAACGGGCGCAGGTCGCATTCAATCTTTGCGGGGATTTCGCCCGCCGTGGTGTCGATGCCCTCAAACTTTCTTAA
- a CDS encoding PRTRC system protein E: MKTNFFEQISTFAFEGNMLLNIHNDNKGQLTVSVVLRNGEISATAGNTLPPMTIGGTATELDEAFFTELTTPVKQTIGLIHNLETYQKELDKAKNKNPQNIKKAKAAIEIDEDNDSDEPDDLFARQADDKQAKAEKKRLYDEAMEKAKELAKQMKYTEALAQLPDPAEYPEQAEVLNKKRREIQTSKETYDKLTQQFND, translated from the coding sequence ATGAAAACGAACTTTTTTGAACAGATCAGCACATTCGCCTTTGAGGGCAATATGCTGTTGAATATCCACAACGACAACAAGGGGCAGCTGACCGTTTCGGTCGTATTGCGGAATGGCGAAATTTCGGCGACCGCAGGGAATACCCTCCCGCCGATGACCATCGGCGGAACAGCTACCGAACTGGACGAAGCATTTTTTACGGAACTGACCACCCCGGTCAAGCAGACCATCGGACTGATCCATAATCTGGAAACTTACCAAAAGGAACTGGACAAGGCGAAAAACAAGAATCCGCAAAACATCAAAAAGGCAAAGGCAGCCATAGAGATTGACGAAGATAACGACAGCGACGAACCGGACGACCTGTTTGCCCGGCAGGCGGACGACAAACAGGCGAAAGCAGAAAAGAAACGCCTCTATGACGAAGCAATGGAAAAGGCGAAAGAACTGGCCAAACAGATGAAATATACCGAAGCGTTGGCGCAGCTGCCCGACCCTGCCGAATATCCCGAACAGGCCGAAGTCCTGAATAAAAAACGCAGGGAAATACAAACCAGTAAGGAAACCTATGACAAGCTAACACAACAGTTCAACGATTAA
- a CDS encoding PRTRC system protein C, giving the protein MKVNKLQRVFLHKVNGQDIRLTDPNENFTISDVQHFYGGTYPILTNAKITGPEIVNGEAQYRFETTMGTKG; this is encoded by the coding sequence ATGAAAGTAAACAAATTACAGCGGGTATTCCTGCATAAAGTCAACGGACAGGATATCCGCCTGACGGACCCGAACGAGAATTTCACCATTAGCGATGTACAGCATTTTTACGGCGGGACATATCCGATATTAACGAATGCTAAGATCACAGGCCCGGAGATCGTCAACGGCGAAGCGCAGTACCGCTTCGAAACGACTATGGGAACAAAAGGATAA
- a CDS encoding PRTRC system protein B codes for MKNITEQFNTSFQPFKVLLLYRHDREANISQFGNTPRETQIYVESYDIGRNGQPVNAHPLTIKEMTGLSEILKTSQDLKDGYLKSKGLLPANLLYVNQQTNGNAIWYTPPTHVDLYFVESLDIRSGKCGIPGMVWKANAEKLSVFAVRGKTKPNLDTLLYHAPYLNIYHNGAVCMGTVSIHINQTTSLEDFMDAWESYFFNSYFSHSISGNNSTKSNTTDLWRKLSGAGKDFPQQELLKTPYALKSLL; via the coding sequence ATGAAGAATATAACGGAACAATTTAATACCAGCTTCCAACCCTTTAAAGTCCTGCTGTTGTACAGGCACGACCGGGAAGCGAATATCAGCCAGTTCGGGAACACGCCGAGAGAAACGCAGATTTATGTCGAAAGCTACGACATCGGCAGGAATGGGCAGCCCGTTAACGCCCATCCGCTGACGATCAAAGAAATGACAGGCTTATCTGAAATTTTAAAGACCTCGCAGGATTTGAAGGATGGCTACCTCAAAAGTAAAGGACTTTTACCCGCTAATCTTTTGTACGTCAATCAGCAAACCAATGGAAACGCCATTTGGTACACGCCCCCCACGCATGTTGATCTGTATTTTGTTGAGAGCCTCGATATCCGGTCAGGAAAATGCGGAATCCCCGGCATGGTATGGAAAGCCAATGCCGAAAAGCTTTCAGTTTTTGCCGTCAGGGGAAAGACCAAACCCAATTTGGACACCCTCCTTTACCATGCCCCTTATCTCAATATTTATCATAACGGGGCGGTTTGTATGGGTACGGTCAGCATCCATATTAACCAAACAACATCCTTGGAAGATTTTATGGATGCTTGGGAAAGTTACTTTTTCAACAGTTATTTCAGCCATTCCATCAGCGGTAACAACAGCACCAAATCCAATACGACCGACCTGTGGCGCAAACTGTCCGGCGCCGGAAAAGATTTCCCGCAGCAGGAACTGCTCAAAACACCATACGCCCTTAAATCCCTGCTCTGA
- a CDS encoding PRTRC system ThiF family protein, translated as MKTTKLKKPPVHIVGNEILRPYNPITVNLIGAGGTGGQVLTALARMNLSLINLGHPGLMVRLFDDDKVETANLGRQLFTTAELGQFKAVALINRINRFFGSNWKAETMRYDHNMPDRNTAASATLTISCVDKVEARFIIAKILTETVHNYHGRNRPKYWMDFGNSRTSGQVILSTLDKITQPASKQYETVDSLPLVTEEYRDLLLFSEEADETPSCSLAEALTKQDLFINSTLANYGASLLWQLFREGILFNRGCFLNLKDFISQPLKIEQHGNNRSRS; from the coding sequence ATGAAAACGACCAAACTCAAAAAACCACCCGTACATATCGTGGGAAACGAAATATTACGGCCGTACAACCCCATCACGGTCAACCTGATCGGCGCAGGCGGTACGGGAGGACAGGTGCTGACCGCCCTCGCAAGGATGAACCTGTCATTGATCAATTTAGGGCATCCGGGCTTAATGGTCAGGCTGTTCGATGACGACAAAGTGGAAACTGCCAACCTCGGAAGGCAGTTGTTCACGACCGCAGAACTCGGACAGTTCAAAGCGGTAGCCCTCATCAATCGCATCAACCGCTTTTTTGGGTCGAACTGGAAAGCAGAAACGATGCGGTACGACCACAACATGCCTGACCGGAACACTGCGGCATCCGCCACCCTTACCATCAGCTGCGTGGACAAGGTGGAAGCAAGATTCATCATTGCAAAAATTTTAACGGAAACTGTACACAATTATCACGGGCGGAACCGCCCGAAATACTGGATGGATTTCGGGAACAGCCGGACAAGCGGACAGGTTATCCTGTCCACATTGGACAAGATCACGCAGCCCGCGTCCAAACAATACGAAACCGTCGATAGCCTCCCCCTCGTAACCGAAGAGTACAGGGACTTATTGCTGTTCTCGGAAGAAGCCGACGAAACGCCAAGCTGTTCCCTTGCCGAGGCGCTGACCAAACAGGATTTGTTCATCAACTCCACACTGGCCAATTACGGCGCATCGCTGTTGTGGCAGCTTTTCCGGGAGGGCATCCTGTTTAACCGGGGCTGCTTCCTGAACCTGAAAGACTTTATTTCACAACCATTAAAGATTGAACAACATGGGAATAACCGATCCCGCAGTTAA
- a CDS encoding macro domain-containing protein: MLRYTTGNLLDSSAEALVNTVNTAGVMGKGIALQFKRAFPHNFEVYNVACLNGSFRTGQILAVRDSELILGERLIINFPTKQHWKFPSRYEYIESGLHTLVAYLKENKVKSLAMPALGCGNGGLDWLKVKVMIEQHLSGVATDIWVYQPARR, from the coding sequence ATGCTGCGCTACACCACCGGAAATTTGTTAGATTCAAGTGCGGAAGCACTGGTCAATACCGTCAATACAGCTGGCGTGATGGGCAAGGGTATCGCACTGCAATTCAAACGGGCCTTTCCACATAATTTTGAGGTTTATAATGTTGCCTGCCTGAACGGGAGTTTCCGCACAGGGCAGATACTGGCAGTCAGGGATAGCGAACTGATCCTCGGCGAACGGCTGATTATCAATTTCCCGACCAAACAGCATTGGAAATTTCCCTCCAGGTATGAGTATATCGAAAGCGGATTGCATACGCTTGTAGCTTACCTCAAGGAAAATAAGGTGAAAAGCCTGGCCATGCCTGCCTTGGGATGCGGGAACGGCGGGCTGGACTGGCTGAAGGTCAAAGTCATGATCGAACAGCATCTATCCGGCGTGGCCACCGATATATGGGTGTATCAACCCGCACGACGTTAA
- a CDS encoding helix-turn-helix domain-containing protein, translated as MRTLGENIRKLRRQRNWSQEDVANRLNISIAAFSKIETGVTDINLSRLKTIAAVFDLSVIQLLAYDDPAYGFHSSTLEALNKKLKSREIEVVNLQKKVINLFEEVRMLKTQELSKSPISLITAVN; from the coding sequence TTGAGAACACTTGGAGAAAACATTCGTAAACTGAGACGACAACGCAACTGGAGTCAGGAAGATGTGGCGAACCGTCTGAACATCTCAATAGCTGCATTTTCAAAAATTGAAACGGGCGTCACAGATATCAATTTGTCCAGACTGAAGACAATCGCTGCGGTCTTCGATCTTTCGGTCATTCAATTGCTGGCGTATGATGATCCGGCTTACGGTTTCCATAGTTCCACACTGGAAGCGCTTAACAAAAAGTTGAAATCGCGGGAAATTGAGGTCGTCAATCTGCAGAAAAAGGTCATCAACCTGTTCGAAGAAGTGAGGATGCTAAAAACTCAGGAGCTTTCGAAAAGCCCGATTTCGCTGATAACCGCTGTAAATTGA
- a CDS encoding Hsp20/alpha crystallin family protein, with the protein MTLVKFNPAKKNGSLMPGFNDVFDSIFNDTFFNDRLTSRVPAANISETEDHYHVELAAPGLKKEEFKLNLDRNVLNVAVEQGNENNDGAKNYSKREYSYNSWVRSFTLPESANAESIEATYTDGVLKIDIAKREEAKIVRRQIEIK; encoded by the coding sequence ATGACTTTGGTTAAATTTAATCCTGCAAAAAAAAATGGTTCATTAATGCCAGGCTTTAATGACGTATTCGATTCCATTTTCAACGACACGTTCTTTAATGACCGACTGACCAGCCGCGTACCTGCAGCTAACATTAGTGAAACTGAAGACCACTATCATGTAGAGCTTGCTGCGCCCGGTCTGAAGAAGGAAGAGTTCAAATTGAACCTTGACCGTAATGTACTAAACGTTGCTGTGGAACAAGGAAACGAAAACAATGACGGCGCGAAGAATTATAGCAAGCGTGAATACAGCTACAATTCCTGGGTTCGCTCGTTTACCCTGCCCGAAAGTGCAAATGCGGAAAGCATCGAAGCGACCTATACTGACGGCGTGCTGAAGATCGATATCGCCAAGCGCGAGGAAGCAAAAATCGTTCGTCGCCAGATCGAGATCAAATAA
- a CDS encoding response regulator transcription factor, translated as MMPAKILICDDDEGILDLVELVLKEEGYEVIPEINSLNVANLVGSEHPDLVVLDLWMPVLSGDQVLRNLRNDPTTKNLPVVVISASGDGKTIAMNAGANDFIPKPFDLDQLLGRVKALLEAA; from the coding sequence ATGATGCCCGCTAAGATATTGATTTGTGATGACGATGAGGGGATATTGGACCTTGTTGAATTAGTGTTAAAAGAAGAAGGTTATGAAGTGATTCCTGAGATCAACAGTCTCAACGTCGCCAACCTGGTCGGCAGCGAGCATCCTGACCTGGTGGTACTCGACTTATGGATGCCGGTTTTGTCCGGTGACCAGGTCCTGAGGAATCTAAGAAACGATCCTACTACAAAAAATCTACCGGTTGTGGTTATCTCTGCCAGCGGGGATGGCAAGACAATCGCTATGAATGCAGGGGCTAATGATTTTATACCTAAGCCATTTGATCTCGATCAGTTACTTGGACGGGTGAAAGCGTTACTGGAAGCGGCTTGA
- a CDS encoding PAS domain-containing protein: MDSLHNGEFSFSNNTSKQDFELLTKALDASLSGIIITDNRQPDNPIIYCNKAFEDISGYQRSEIIGHNCRFLQKDDRNQTARHILRDAIDNGTNAVVDIRNYKKDGALFWNELNMSPIKDADDRVTYFIGVQNDVTRRKKAEDEVKFNQAKMEQRIRERTRDLRENEEYLASIVQTVRESLIVLSPDLKVLSVNDHFINTFKVTREETEGKKLYDLGNGQWNIPELRKLLEQILPTNNPVTDFEVAHDFPHIGKKLMLLNAHRIELEGQFKDRILIAIEDITDRRAIEQRKDDFLSIASHELKTPLTTIKGYVQIINRLIKNYDDEKLRESVGKTSLYVDRLNNLIGELLDVSRIQSGMIELHKAPFDFDHMIQETVGSIQQGSRNHEIVLTGQTGVQFNGDESHITQVVTNLLSNAIKYSPDHKEIGVHLSVLSGFIKVAVTDHGVGIAKDEQAKVFDRFYRVRDVQQKFPGMGIGLYICASIVNNHNGTLWVESEPGKGSTFSFTLPLTSNHTNKNGGDDAR; the protein is encoded by the coding sequence TTGGACAGTTTACATAATGGGGAATTCAGTTTTTCAAACAACACCTCAAAACAAGATTTTGAATTATTGACAAAGGCGCTGGATGCTTCCCTGTCCGGCATCATAATCACCGATAACAGGCAGCCCGACAATCCTATAATCTATTGCAATAAGGCCTTCGAAGATATCTCCGGTTACCAGCGTTCTGAGATCATCGGCCATAATTGCCGTTTTCTGCAAAAGGACGACCGTAATCAAACAGCCCGGCATATTTTGCGTGACGCTATTGATAACGGTACCAATGCCGTAGTAGACATCCGAAATTATAAAAAGGACGGGGCGCTTTTTTGGAATGAGTTAAATATGTCACCAATCAAAGACGCGGACGATCGGGTTACTTACTTCATCGGCGTTCAGAATGACGTCACGCGCCGCAAAAAAGCCGAAGATGAGGTTAAGTTTAACCAGGCGAAAATGGAACAGCGAATCCGGGAACGCACCAGAGACCTCCGCGAAAATGAAGAATACCTGGCAAGTATTGTGCAGACCGTTCGTGAAAGCCTGATCGTGCTTTCGCCAGATCTGAAAGTTTTGAGCGTCAACGATCATTTCATTAATACATTTAAAGTCACCCGTGAGGAAACAGAAGGCAAAAAGCTTTACGACCTGGGTAACGGGCAATGGAATATACCAGAGCTGCGAAAGTTGTTAGAGCAGATCCTGCCCACCAATAACCCGGTAACGGATTTTGAGGTCGCGCATGACTTTCCACATATTGGCAAAAAGCTCATGCTGCTTAATGCGCACCGCATCGAACTGGAAGGTCAGTTCAAGGACCGTATTTTGATCGCCATTGAAGACATTACCGACCGGCGCGCCATCGAGCAACGCAAAGATGATTTCCTGTCCATTGCCAGCCATGAGCTTAAAACCCCGTTGACAACCATTAAGGGCTATGTGCAAATCATTAACCGCCTCATTAAAAACTATGATGATGAAAAACTTCGGGAATCGGTGGGTAAAACCAGTTTATATGTGGATCGCCTTAACAATCTGATCGGGGAACTGCTGGATGTTTCGCGCATCCAGTCCGGCATGATCGAGTTGCATAAAGCGCCGTTTGATTTTGACCATATGATTCAAGAAACCGTGGGAAGCATCCAACAGGGCAGCCGGAATCATGAGATCGTATTAACCGGTCAGACAGGTGTCCAGTTTAACGGTGATGAATCTCATATCACCCAGGTGGTCACTAACCTGCTGAGCAATGCCATCAAGTATTCGCCGGATCATAAAGAAATTGGGGTACATCTCTCCGTGCTCAGCGGCTTTATCAAAGTTGCGGTGACCGACCATGGCGTTGGCATTGCCAAGGATGAACAGGCTAAAGTATTTGACCGCTTTTATCGCGTGAGAGACGTGCAGCAAAAATTTCCAGGGATGGGTATCGGGCTATATATCTGTGCTTCGATTGTCAACAACCACAATGGTACGCTATGGGTAGAAAGTGAGCCTGGCAAAGGATCGACTTTTAGCTTTACTTTACCGCTGACTTCCAATCATACTAATAAAAATGGAGGTGATGATGCCCGCTAA